From Candidatus Manganitrophus morganii, the proteins below share one genomic window:
- a CDS encoding ATP-binding protein has protein sequence MNAYALSSFITFVSVFFIGIGVFLHRPEEKVNRQFVLFSASIAVWAGGRVLYLTTPDEETALFWARVTIAGTVFIPSLFLHFVSAFLQVRNRWPLLLSYMASIFLFTANLTPWMVQAVLIKHQSAYFVDPGPLYPLLVVFFTADLLDAFYLLLKHHRYASGQERNRIRLLFWSTLIGFAGGTTNFLPDFNMEIDSLSAYATYLIPLYVATLTYAIIRYRFFDVEIVIQKGIVYFLTLLVTAIPFFLLTEFFQRVLPLQIANIASFFLFAVILLVFSNIKPLTQQWVERSIFRERARHYQSIHEFSQSAVQFLHLEDLTEKFFTILVKTLHPSSISLFLSDGKGNYGLHRTTGHDEDSVDVLIIREHPLVKRLERQNRILSLEELEWEEAALPLTKQMRDLRSVLCIPFNFETRLIGICYLGPKQNGHPYSQAELFMLQTLAANASVAFKNAQLFKEVSRYTEQFGAIGQAINLSPDVDQIFDLLLREIQKYTPFDWGSIAIYKEEGEVHFYRVKGREGNPLPENYTWPLTDLNLLSRLTLKQEPLLQADLFGEDVSESERKLARTGVRSYLILPLLVRGKLIGTLNLWSAKALERPAQALEFVVPLTYHLAPFLEVARLFEGMKRANEALRMKSIELEESQRRQTRFYSFITHELRTPLNSIIGYLSLILNGTYGPIESKQVFPMSRIKENANLLGQLINDLLDLARIESKEISLHLEEIELEQFVTKMAINLEPLFLEKGIELQVEIDYPGMLYCDSIRLRQIFQNLLSNAAKFTENGFVRISATEIPERNGVLIQISDSGIGISEDDLPHIFDPFWQGTSESQRTSKGSGLGLAIVKKSVEILKGEINVSSHPGQGTTFTLFLPRQYPGGQLKIA, from the coding sequence ATGAATGCTTACGCATTATCCTCCTTCATAACCTTTGTCTCAGTTTTCTTCATTGGAATCGGTGTCTTTCTACATAGACCCGAAGAAAAGGTTAACAGACAATTCGTCCTCTTCTCGGCCAGCATCGCAGTCTGGGCCGGAGGGCGTGTGCTCTATCTCACCACGCCAGATGAGGAGACTGCGTTATTCTGGGCCCGGGTTACGATTGCAGGAACGGTCTTTATCCCTTCTCTCTTTCTCCATTTTGTCTCCGCCTTTCTACAAGTACGCAATCGTTGGCCGCTCTTGCTCTCCTATATGGCATCCATCTTCCTTTTTACCGCCAACCTCACTCCATGGATGGTCCAAGCCGTTTTAATCAAACATCAATCAGCCTATTTTGTCGATCCTGGTCCGCTTTATCCTCTGCTTGTCGTCTTTTTTACCGCCGACCTCTTGGATGCTTTTTACCTTCTTCTAAAACACCATCGCTATGCATCAGGCCAAGAAAGAAATAGAATTCGTCTCCTCTTCTGGTCTACCTTGATCGGCTTCGCAGGAGGAACAACTAACTTTTTGCCTGATTTCAACATGGAGATTGATTCCCTAAGCGCTTACGCGACCTATCTTATTCCCTTATATGTCGCCACTCTCACTTATGCCATCATCCGCTATCGCTTCTTTGATGTCGAAATTGTTATTCAAAAAGGAATCGTCTATTTTCTCACCCTGCTCGTCACAGCGATTCCCTTCTTTCTTTTGACTGAATTCTTTCAGCGGGTTCTCCCCCTTCAAATCGCCAACATTGCCAGTTTTTTCCTTTTTGCTGTCATTCTCCTCGTCTTCTCGAACATCAAACCACTGACGCAACAATGGGTCGAGCGATCGATTTTTCGCGAACGGGCACGCCATTATCAGTCGATTCACGAATTCAGCCAATCGGCTGTTCAGTTCCTCCACCTCGAAGATCTGACCGAGAAGTTTTTTACCATCTTGGTAAAAACGCTTCATCCTAGTTCGATTTCTCTTTTTCTTTCAGACGGGAAAGGGAATTATGGTCTCCATCGGACCACCGGACATGATGAGGATTCGGTTGACGTCCTCATTATTCGTGAACATCCTCTCGTAAAAAGGTTGGAACGGCAGAACCGGATTCTCTCCCTTGAAGAACTTGAGTGGGAAGAAGCGGCGCTTCCTCTGACTAAGCAGATGCGGGATCTCCGGAGCGTTCTCTGTATTCCTTTCAACTTCGAAACCCGTCTGATCGGAATCTGTTACCTTGGCCCAAAGCAGAACGGACACCCCTATTCCCAAGCCGAGCTTTTTATGCTTCAAACACTCGCCGCGAACGCCTCCGTTGCTTTCAAGAACGCCCAGCTCTTCAAGGAAGTCAGCCGGTACACCGAACAGTTCGGAGCGATCGGTCAGGCGATTAATCTCAGCCCCGACGTCGACCAAATTTTCGATCTCCTCCTCCGGGAAATCCAAAAATACACCCCCTTCGACTGGGGGAGCATCGCCATCTACAAAGAGGAAGGAGAAGTCCACTTTTATCGGGTGAAGGGAAGAGAAGGAAATCCGCTGCCGGAGAACTACACCTGGCCCCTGACCGATCTCAACCTCCTCTCGCGTCTGACCCTGAAGCAGGAACCGCTTCTTCAGGCCGATCTATTCGGGGAAGATGTCTCGGAGTCCGAGCGCAAACTAGCGAGGACCGGCGTACGGTCGTATCTCATTCTCCCTTTGTTGGTGCGGGGGAAATTGATTGGAACATTGAACCTATGGAGTGCGAAGGCATTAGAGCGGCCGGCGCAGGCGCTTGAATTCGTAGTTCCTCTGACGTATCATCTCGCCCCTTTCCTGGAAGTGGCTCGGCTCTTCGAAGGAATGAAGCGGGCCAACGAGGCGCTCCGGATGAAAAGCATCGAATTGGAAGAATCCCAACGCCGGCAAACACGATTCTATTCGTTTATCACGCACGAATTGCGAACCCCTCTCAACTCAATCATCGGCTATCTCTCCTTGATCCTTAACGGAACCTATGGACCGATCGAATCAAAACAGGTCTTTCCGATGAGTCGAATCAAGGAAAACGCAAATCTCTTGGGGCAGTTGATCAACGACCTGCTCGATCTTGCCCGGATCGAATCAAAGGAGATCTCTCTCCATCTGGAAGAGATCGAGCTGGAGCAATTCGTCACGAAAATGGCGATCAATCTCGAACCGCTCTTCCTGGAGAAGGGAATCGAGCTTCAGGTGGAGATCGACTATCCCGGAATGCTCTACTGTGACAGCATCCGCCTGAGGCAAATATTTCAAAACCTTCTCAGCAACGCCGCCAAATTTACGGAAAATGGTTTTGTGCGGATCTCTGCGACGGAAATCCCGGAGCGAAACGGCGTGCTCATTCAAATCAGCGATTCAGGAATCGGTATTTCCGAAGATGATCTCCCCCACATCTTCGATCCCTTTTGGCAAGGGACGTCCGAATCCCAGCGGACCTCAAAAGGGAGCGGACTCGGCTTGGCGATCGTGAAAAAGTCGGTGGAAATCTTAAAGGGAGAAATCAACGTCTCCAGTCATCCCGGCCAGGGAACCACATTTACCCTCTTCCTCCCACGGCAATATCCGGGGGGCCAATTAAAAATCGCCTAA